One window of the Populus nigra chromosome 4, ddPopNigr1.1, whole genome shotgun sequence genome contains the following:
- the LOC133690733 gene encoding root meristem growth factor 10 translates to MSMITYPCYFLLSLLCLSLHACNARPVLADINNNPEKKFHIIPYQNDQKEISVTTVPTVESSSSNEFGAAKKDSIAKTQLGDNAQKLKDSKAKQKLDPVDEIEKSPGAVKKESLVSVSWRVPQKKRGERHPGFNLDYSPPKTHPPSHN, encoded by the exons ATGTCAATGATCACATATCCTTGCTATTTTCTTCTTTCACTTTTATGCCTTTCTTTGCATGCATGTAACGCCAGACCAGTACTTGCTGACATTAACAATAACCCTGAGAAGAAATTTCACATAATTCCCTATCAG AATGATCAGAAGGAGATTTCGGTTACTACAGTACCCACAGTGGAGTCCTCTTCGTCAAATGAATTTGGAGCAGCAAAAAAAGATAGCATTGCAAAGACTCAATTGGGTGATAATGCTCAAAAGCTGAAGGACTCGAAAGCCAAACAGAAGTTGGACCCGGTCGATGAGATAGAGAAAAGTCCAGGTGCTGTTAAAAAAGAGTCTCTTGTTTCAGTTTCTTGGCGTGTGCCTCAAAAGAAACGTGGTGAAAGACATCCTGGTTTCAACTTGGATTATTCTCCACCAAAGACTCACCCTCCTTCCCATAACTGA